AAGCGCATCTCCGGCGGAAAGTACGGCAGCCAGAACACCGAGCTCTGCAGGCCGGCCAGGCGACCCTGGTCGAGCAGCGCATCCAGCTCGCGGCGGCCCTGCTCGGGGTTACCGAAGGTGCGACTGTTGAGGCGCGCGCCGAGGCGCTTGCTCAGGGTTTTGATCAGGTGCCTGGGCGGCATGCGATAGGCAATCAGCGGCATGCCGCTGAGCTTGACGATCGGCAGGTAGGCGAAGGCCAGTCCCGAGGCCAGGCCAAAGGCCATCGGTTCGCTCATCGGCAGGCCGGCGTGGCTCAGCAGGCTGGCCATCACCCCGCTCTCGCAGTGGGCGCTCTGGCGGTGCTGGAAATGCGGTTCGAAGCTGCTCATGCCGGGGCCTTCTGGTAGCCGATCAGTTGTTCCACCGGCAGGCCGAAGGCGTCGGCGTAACGGGCGAGGATAGAGGCGCTGAGGCGCCGGTAGACGGCCGGGCGGAAGTGCCGGCGGATACGCCATTGCCACAGCCCGGTGATCTGCGCCAGCGCCGGCTCGTCCAGGCGGTAGCGGTACATCAGGCATTTCAGCGGCGACAGCTCGCCACGCTGCCAGGCCGCCTCGGCCTCGGCCTCCTGGGCCTGCAGCTCGGCCACGGCCAGCTGGGTGGCGTAGGCCTCGGTGTCCCAGCCGTCGCTCTGCGCGCGCTGGTAGTGGCCCTCGGCGTCCACGGCGTAGACCAGCTTGCTGTGGCCGCCGTAGGTGGAGCTGTGATCCTGGGGAACCTCGTCAAGCTTCATCGCCGACCACCGTCAGATGCATGAATGCGCTGGAGAAGCGCCCGCTCTCGGGCACGTAGCAGAGCAGGCGCTCGCCACGGCGCAGGCGGCCGCCGTTGAACAGTTCCTCGAGGATGATGAAGATCGAGGCGGCGCCGGTATTGCCCTTGCTGGTCAGGTTGGTGAACCAGCGCTCCTGGGGAATCGGCAGGTCGGCCTCGGCCAGGCCCTCGGCCAGGCGCTCGCGGAAGTACTCGGAGGAGTAGTGCGGCAGGAAGTGGTCGATATCCGCCGCGCGCAGCTCGCGCTTGTGCAGGATGCGCCGGAGCGCCTCGACCACGGTGACGCGCACGATGTTGTCGTTGAGCAGCTTGACGTCCTGCTTGATCGCCATCACCGAACGGCGGCCGCGCTCGGCGGCGTCGTAGCGGCTCCAGCCGGTCAGGCCGCCCTCCTCCATCTCGGCGCCGGCGTACATGCAGGGCGGCATCTGGTCGGCGAAGGAGAGGATGTCGATCCAGTCGATGCGCAGGCTCAGGCCACGGGTGTTGGGGCGGTCCTGCAGCCACACGGCGCCGGCACCGTCGGACAGCATCCAGCGCAGGAAGTCCTTCTCGAAGGCGATCTCCGGGTGGCTCTCCAGCTCGGCGGCGCGGCGCTCGTACTCGGCGTCGAAGTTGCGCGCCTGCATCAGCGTAGAGGCGACCTCCGAGCCGCAGGCCACGGCGTTGCGGCTCTCGCCGCTGGCCACGCTGAGGTAGGCGTACTTCAGCGCGGTGACGCCGCACAGGCAGATGCCGGCGGTGGTCACCACCTCGCTGGGCGGGTTACCCAGCTCGCCATGCACCATCACCGCATGGCCGGGCATGGTCTGGTCCGGCGAGGAGGTGCTGGCCACCAGGCAGTCCAGCTCGCCCAGGTCGAAGCCTGGCGCCTCGAGGCCGCGGATGGCGGCGGCGCTGAGCTGCGCGTTGTTCATCGCCGGCTCGCCGCTGGCCGGGTCGATCACGTAGTGGCGGCTCTGGATGCCGTTGCGCTTGAGCACCAGGCGGCGGGCCCGCGACGGCTGGCCGCCGACCAGACCGAGGCGCTCCTCCATCTGTTCGTTGTCGACCGGGTCGAACGGCAGATAGGCGCTGATGCGATTGATGAAGACAGGGTTGGCCACGTTGAATCCTCGGGTCACTTCACTCGCCGGACGGACCGGCGAAGTAGGCCTTTTCACGCAGAGTCCGATCCCTGGACAGCGGAGCCAGCAGTTTCTTGAGCAGGGCGCCGAGCGGCACCACGGTGATGATCAGGCAGATCAGAAAGACGATGTAGACCACCAGGCCAGCACCGCGGCGGCGGCTCTGCTGCGGGCCGAGGGCGGCGAGCAGGCGGCTCCACAGTTGGAAGCTGCGGTTGCCGACCTTCTCGCTGCCGATCAGTTTCTCGTCGACGCGCACGGCACCGAGGCCCTTGAGCATGGGCTCGGTGATGGGCTGGGCGTCGCGGGTCAGGCGCTGCGCCATGGCCTCGCCGAAACGGCTGGCGGCGGCGATCTCGCCCTCCTCGATGCCGGCGCGCGGCACCCAGGCATAGGGTTTCTGCCGGCCGGTGAACATCCACAGCGGGGTGGCCAGGAAGCTGGCGGCAGTGCCGCAGGCATCGGTCAGGGCGATGTTGTCGACCAGGCGCGCGCCCAGCTCGGCCAGCCTGGTCTTGACCTTCTCCTGGGCCATCAGCCACATGTTGCGGCAGCCGATCAGGGTCACCACCGGGGTGTCCTTGCACAGCTTTGCCGCCTCCGGCGAGGCGAGGAAGCTGGTCACCGGCAACGACGGCGAGAGGAACCACACCTGGTAGGCGAGGATGATCAGGTCGTAGCGCTTGTCCGCGTCCACCTGCAGCGGCAGCAGCGGCGCCGGGCGCATCAGCACCGTCTCGGGGAAGATGCGGAAGAAACCGAGGAAGGGCCAGGGGAAGGGAAAGGGCTGGGCCGGCTGCAGCGGCAGGTAGTCGACCTGCACGCCGGGGTCTTTCTCCAGGGGCGCGCATACCGACCGGACCAGACGGTCCAGCTGGCCGGTTTGGGAGAAATGAACCACTAAAACCTGACGCATCCGCTGCCGATTCCCTGCAAAATGGCCGGATTATGCCACAGCGATTTCTTCAAACCGTAACCTGGCCCTGCCTGGCGGCACTGCTGTTCGTCAGCTCGCCGGTGCGCGCCGGCGACATAGTGGTCAGGGTCGAGGGCATACAGGCCAGCGGCAACCTCTATCTGGCGCTGGCACCCGCCGACCGTGACGACTGGGGCGATCGCCCGCTGCAGCAGCTGCACGCCGGGACGGGCGAACTGCGCCTGCCAGACGTGCCGCCGGGGCGCTATGCCGTGCAGCTGTACCAGGACAGCAACGGCAACGGCCGGCTCGACCTCAGCCCGCGCGGCGTGCCGCAGGAGCCGGTGGGTTTCTCGGGCAACCCTTCGTTGCTCAAGGGCAAGCCCTCGCCACGGGCCTGCCTGTTCACCCATGGCGAGGCGGACAGCCTGGTCACGCTGCGCTTGCAAGCACCGCGCAAGCGTCGCTAGGGCGCGATCTGCGCTTCCGCCACGCGCCAGATCAGCGCATCGGTGTCGTAGCCGCGCGCCCGCGCCTCGGCCAGCAGCTGCTCACGGGTCTGCGCCGAGACCTGCGGGGTGCGCGACAACAGCCAGAGGTACTCGCGGTTGGGGTTGCCGACCAGCACGTGCTGGTAGTCCTGGTCCAGGTAGAGCACCCAGTAGTCGCCCTTGGCCACGCCGGGGAAAAGCGCGCTGAACCAGTTGTCGAAGCTCACCCACAGCTTGTCGGTGCGCCCGGCCTCCTGGGCCACGGCGCGCCCGCGCGCCTCGATCCACTCGCCCTCCAGGGTGCGGCAACGGTTGGTCACGCCGATGCTGCCATCGTCCTGCAAGAGGTAATGCGCTTCGGACTGGGCACAGTTGCGCTGGAAGAACATCGGCAGGCGCGCCAGTTCGTACCAGGTGCCCTGGTAGCGCTGCAGATCGACCTGGC
This DNA window, taken from Pseudomonas alcaligenes, encodes the following:
- a CDS encoding beta-ketoacyl-ACP synthase III, with protein sequence MANPVFINRISAYLPFDPVDNEQMEERLGLVGGQPSRARRLVLKRNGIQSRHYVIDPASGEPAMNNAQLSAAAIRGLEAPGFDLGELDCLVASTSSPDQTMPGHAVMVHGELGNPPSEVVTTAGICLCGVTALKYAYLSVASGESRNAVACGSEVASTLMQARNFDAEYERRAAELESHPEIAFEKDFLRWMLSDGAGAVWLQDRPNTRGLSLRIDWIDILSFADQMPPCMYAGAEMEEGGLTGWSRYDAAERGRRSVMAIKQDVKLLNDNIVRVTVVEALRRILHKRELRAADIDHFLPHYSSEYFRERLAEGLAEADLPIPQERWFTNLTSKGNTGAASIFIILEELFNGGRLRRGERLLCYVPESGRFSSAFMHLTVVGDEA
- a CDS encoding dialkylrecorsinol condensing enzyme, translated to MRQVLVVHFSQTGQLDRLVRSVCAPLEKDPGVQVDYLPLQPAQPFPFPWPFLGFFRIFPETVLMRPAPLLPLQVDADKRYDLIILAYQVWFLSPSLPVTSFLASPEAAKLCKDTPVVTLIGCRNMWLMAQEKVKTRLAELGARLVDNIALTDACGTAASFLATPLWMFTGRQKPYAWVPRAGIEEGEIAAASRFGEAMAQRLTRDAQPITEPMLKGLGAVRVDEKLIGSEKVGNRSFQLWSRLLAALGPQQSRRRGAGLVVYIVFLICLIITVVPLGALLKKLLAPLSRDRTLREKAYFAGPSGE
- a CDS encoding DUF2141 domain-containing protein translates to MPQRFLQTVTWPCLAALLFVSSPVRAGDIVVRVEGIQASGNLYLALAPADRDDWGDRPLQQLHAGTGELRLPDVPPGRYAVQLYQDSNGNGRLDLSPRGVPQEPVGFSGNPSLLKGKPSPRACLFTHGEADSLVTLRLQAPRKRR
- a CDS encoding lipocalin family protein, producing the protein MRALFCTLALTLLAGCASSSAEAPPASAGQVDLQRYQGTWYELARLPMFFQRNCAQSEAHYLLQDDGSIGVTNRCRTLEGEWIEARGRAVAQEAGRTDKLWVSFDNWFSALFPGVAKGDYWVLYLDQDYQHVLVGNPNREYLWLLSRTPQVSAQTREQLLAEARARGYDTDALIWRVAEAQIAP